One Denticeps clupeoides chromosome 12, fDenClu1.1, whole genome shotgun sequence genomic window carries:
- the LOC114801122 gene encoding transcription factor HES-5-like — MTPTVTSAVTFSTEHLTLTNKIRKPLVEKMRRDRINHSIEELKSLLGSEVLREQPDSKLEKADILEMTVCFLRQLQQQEAVRRASSSESACQGFSMHSKESVHFKPQDEGKTQSQMGHFQDRQVQPHLRTPVRLSIIEEQSMDNDTLWRPW, encoded by the exons ATGACTCCTACGGTCACTTCAGCAGTGACCTTCTCAACGGAGCACCTGACCCTCACCAACAAG ATAAGAAAGCCACTGGTGGAGAAGATGCGCAGAGATCGTATCAACCACAGCATCGAGGAGCTCAAGTCTCTCCTGGGCTCAGAGGTCCTCAGAGAGCAGCCCGACTCCAAGCTGGAGAAAGCCGACATCCTGGAGATGACAGTTTGCTTTCTAAGACAGCTGCAGCAACAAGAAGCAGTAAGAAGGGCTTCCTCTTCAGAATCTGCCTGCCAGGGGTTTTCAATGCATTCCAAAGAGTCTGTGCACTTCAAACCTCAGGATGAGGGAAAGACACAGTCACAGATGGGGCATTTTCAAGATCGGCAAGTCCAGCCTCATCTGAGAACCCCAGTTAGGCTCAGCATCATTGAAGAGCAAAGCATGGACAACGACACCCTCTGGAGGCCATGGTAG